From Alphaproteobacteria bacterium, one genomic window encodes:
- a CDS encoding GNAT family N-acetyltransferase yields MTDFDRIELPESDFYFGFFFEGECIGFVHLSPETAVTYVIHINIVVGFRHLALDCAKLFYNFALNTFAPNFQKLTSKIPVTFPDVYAFAKKCGFKEEGLDRKSILRDGVLIDRYALGITREEIKKWVEL; encoded by the coding sequence ATGACTGACTTTGATCGAATCGAGCTTCCTGAATCTGATTTTTACTTTGGTTTTTTCTTTGAAGGTGAATGCATAGGCTTTGTGCATTTATCACCCGAAACCGCTGTTACGTATGTTATACATATAAATATAGTTGTTGGCTTTCGGCATCTTGCACTCGATTGCGCAAAACTGTTTTACAACTTCGCACTAAACACCTTTGCGCCAAACTTTCAAAAACTTACATCAAAAATACCTGTTACATTCCCTGACGTTTATGCATTCGCCAAGAAGTGTGGCTTTAAAGAAGAAGGGCTTGACCGTAAATCAATCTTAAGGGATGGCGTATTGATAGACCGCTACGCCCTTGGCATCACAAGAGAGGAGATTAAAAAATGGGTGGAGCTGTAG